A stretch of Brassica napus cultivar Da-Ae chromosome C6, Da-Ae, whole genome shotgun sequence DNA encodes these proteins:
- the LOC106392175 gene encoding uncharacterized protein LOC106392175 isoform X4 → MPLPSLQGGAFTTIKKPGREKSSMKFSSKSIRYYFLPLIFLLFFTLIEIIGCLLLYLGQIRYNKSTTETLAYVMRQADSIVSQRRAISEHLASAKQMGVLQKPYDKILKTRLSLIQLLTF, encoded by the exons ATGCCTCTTCCCTCCCTTCAAGGCGGTGCATTTACAACTATAAAAAAG CCTGGTAGGGAGAAGAGCTCGATGAAATTCAGCAGCAAATCTATTAGATACTACTTTCTCCCCctcatcttcctcctcttcttcactCTTATTGAAAT AATTGGATGTCTTTTGCTATACTTGGGTCAGATCAGGTACAATAAAAGCACGACAGAGACATTAGCATATGTCATGAGGCAAGCGGATAGCATAGTTTCTCAGCGTAGAGCTATTTCAGAACATCTTGCTTCAGCAAAGCAGATGGGGGTTCTTCAG AAGCCTTATGATAAAATCTTGAAAACACGATTATCACTGATTCAACTGCTTACCTTTTGA
- the LOC106392175 gene encoding uncharacterized protein LOC106392175 isoform X3 has product MPLPSLQGGAFTTIKKPGREKSSMKFSSKSIRYYFLPLIFLLFFTLIEIIGCLLLYLGQIRYNKSTTETLAYVMRQADSIVSQRRAISEHLASAKQMGVLQVSLPANVQTEIEQIGVKLSSSIATNSSSDIRNFLNSVSLHE; this is encoded by the exons ATGCCTCTTCCCTCCCTTCAAGGCGGTGCATTTACAACTATAAAAAAG CCTGGTAGGGAGAAGAGCTCGATGAAATTCAGCAGCAAATCTATTAGATACTACTTTCTCCCCctcatcttcctcctcttcttcactCTTATTGAAAT AATTGGATGTCTTTTGCTATACTTGGGTCAGATCAGGTACAATAAAAGCACGACAGAGACATTAGCATATGTCATGAGGCAAGCGGATAGCATAGTTTCTCAGCGTAGAGCTATTTCAGAACATCTTGCTTCAGCAAAGCAGATGGGGGTTCTTCAGGTGTCTTTACCTGCAAATGTCCAAACTGAAATCGAGCAGATTGGAGTTAAATTGAGTTCTTCTATAGCCACTAATAGTTCCAGTGATATAAGAAACTTTCTTAATTCCGT GTCATTACACGAGTAA
- the LOC106392175 gene encoding uncharacterized protein LOC106392175 isoform X1, whose product MPLPSLQGGAFTTIKKPGREKSSMKFSSKSIRYYFLPLIFLLFFTLIEIIGCLLLYLGQIRYNKSTTETLAYVMRQADSIVSQRRAISEHLASAKQMGVLQVSLPANVQTEIEQIGVKLSSSIATNSSSDIRNFLNSVRVILGWILVTGKSARGKQSATRVIINVTFIILA is encoded by the exons ATGCCTCTTCCCTCCCTTCAAGGCGGTGCATTTACAACTATAAAAAAG CCTGGTAGGGAGAAGAGCTCGATGAAATTCAGCAGCAAATCTATTAGATACTACTTTCTCCCCctcatcttcctcctcttcttcactCTTATTGAAAT AATTGGATGTCTTTTGCTATACTTGGGTCAGATCAGGTACAATAAAAGCACGACAGAGACATTAGCATATGTCATGAGGCAAGCGGATAGCATAGTTTCTCAGCGTAGAGCTATTTCAGAACATCTTGCTTCAGCAAAGCAGATGGGGGTTCTTCAGGTGTCTTTACCTGCAAATGTCCAAACTGAAATCGAGCAGATTGGAGTTAAATTGAGTTCTTCTATAGCCACTAATAGTTCCAGTGATATAAGAAACTTTCTTAATTCCGT cCGTGTGATTCTTGGATGGATTTTGGTGACTGGCAAGTCAGCTAGAGGCAAGCAATCGGCAACACGAGTGATTATCAATGTCACCTTCATCATCCTGGCTTAA
- the LOC106392175 gene encoding uncharacterized protein LOC106392175 isoform X5: MPLPSLQGGAFTTIKKPGREKSSMKFSSKSIRYYFLPLIFLLFFTLIEIIGCLLLYLGQIRYNKSTTETLAYVMRQADSIVSQRRAISEHLASAKQMGVLQPCDSWMDFGDWQVS; encoded by the exons ATGCCTCTTCCCTCCCTTCAAGGCGGTGCATTTACAACTATAAAAAAG CCTGGTAGGGAGAAGAGCTCGATGAAATTCAGCAGCAAATCTATTAGATACTACTTTCTCCCCctcatcttcctcctcttcttcactCTTATTGAAAT AATTGGATGTCTTTTGCTATACTTGGGTCAGATCAGGTACAATAAAAGCACGACAGAGACATTAGCATATGTCATGAGGCAAGCGGATAGCATAGTTTCTCAGCGTAGAGCTATTTCAGAACATCTTGCTTCAGCAAAGCAGATGGGGGTTCTTCAG cCGTGTGATTCTTGGATGGATTTTGGTGACTGGCAAGTCAGCTAG
- the LOC106392175 gene encoding uncharacterized protein LOC106392175 isoform X2 — MPLPSLQGGAFTTIKKPGREKSSMKFSSKSIRYYFLPLIFLLFFTLIEIIGCLLLYLGQIRYNKSTTETLAYVMRQADSIVSQRRAISEHLASAKQMGVLQVITRVKTLECSLCAFLSKNYLTLFLFFSRVILGWILVTGKSARGKQSATRVIINVTFIILA, encoded by the exons ATGCCTCTTCCCTCCCTTCAAGGCGGTGCATTTACAACTATAAAAAAG CCTGGTAGGGAGAAGAGCTCGATGAAATTCAGCAGCAAATCTATTAGATACTACTTTCTCCCCctcatcttcctcctcttcttcactCTTATTGAAAT AATTGGATGTCTTTTGCTATACTTGGGTCAGATCAGGTACAATAAAAGCACGACAGAGACATTAGCATATGTCATGAGGCAAGCGGATAGCATAGTTTCTCAGCGTAGAGCTATTTCAGAACATCTTGCTTCAGCAAAGCAGATGGGGGTTCTTCAG GTCATTACACGAGTAAAAACCCTGGAATGTTCTTTGTGTGCTTTCTTAAGTAAGAACTATCTGactcttttcctcttcttcagcCGTGTGATTCTTGGATGGATTTTGGTGACTGGCAAGTCAGCTAGAGGCAAGCAATCGGCAACACGAGTGATTATCAATGTCACCTTCATCATCCTGGCTTAA